Proteins from one Camelina sativa cultivar DH55 chromosome 8, Cs, whole genome shotgun sequence genomic window:
- the LOC104708595 gene encoding protein ENHANCED DISEASE RESISTANCE 4-like yields MASQTGHKIRLVKCPKCLKILQEDEDVPVYQCGGCSAILQAKRRNVAPNSRPSAVETERAQANEPPSEPETNNNVSSSSGQDTVLPSPVESTEKELGDLELSNGDETNETQQQECSLGGDSEKYEGQDNSRLKSDIMNTMSEAAGSGASSGCLSVDHVVAARASNSSDNVEISPDASPVEEKYPANKTPSAYDVVAGRASNSSGNAEISPDASPVEDKQSQLDYPANKTSSAYDGSESSSEEMEDQLLDEDQQQWKTFQKIRSDKFEMPRYPGNYKEEGASSSSTFFDNRRNGITTYNERPQQNMSLQLERPGGRLGTQGRRHVTEQLRPDVPFYPREPYTRLSPSYPSHDEFDRYSPAHSLQMPPYGGGMNHEFVDYMYSNNPRARGRGQGSRISGEMASDRRNHPGWSSGQLHNSNYSSYYASPQRPMEQSEYQPRWSHEIVSDVEDHHQRNRHANHLHEPQTRRLKERQRVAKRHVRPTAGGAPFVSCYRCSENLQLPVDFLIFKRKHHLLRCGTCTTVLRFSLQSRTHLVPAVTHDTDVHRSSNSTTESPRDGAPSQPEKLSSSVQDEELPAARGSPLHRLMGYSTVSQVFKASQRPPSV; encoded by the exons ATGGCGAGCCAGACGGGTCATAAAATCCGGTTAGTGAAGTGTCCCAAGTGCTTaaagattcttcaagaagacgaagatgttcCTGTTTATCAGTGTGGTGGTTGTTCCGCCATTCTTcaag CAAAAAGGCGGAACGTTGCTCCAAACAGTAGACCAAGTGCAGTAGAGACAGAGAGGGCTCAAGCCAATGAGCCACCAAGCGAGCCTGAAACCAACAACAATGTGTCCAGCAGCTCGGGGCAGGACACGGTTCTTCCATCACCCGTTGAGTCTACGGAGAAGGAGCTTGGTGACTTGGAGTTATCTAATGGGGATGAGACAAATGAAACTCAACAGCAGGAATGTTCACTTGGTGGTGATTCTGAGAAGTATGAAGGACAAGACAACTCCAGATTGAAGTCTGATATAATGAACACCATGTCAGAAGCTGCAGGATCTGGGGCTAGCTCTGGATGCTTGAGTGTTGATCATGTGGTAGCTGCAAGAGCGAGCAATTCATCTGATAATGTTGAGATCTCACCTGATGCCTCCCCTGTTGAAGAGAAGTATCCTGCAAACAAGACTCCTTCTGCTTATGATGTGGTGGCTGGAAGAGCGAGTAATTCATCTGGTAATGCTGAGATCTCACCTGATGCTTCCCCTGTTGAAGACAAGCAAAGCCAACTTGATTATCCTGCTAACAAGACTTCTTCTGCTTATGATGGGAGTGAGTCTTCATCTGAAGAAATGGAAGACCAACTTCTCGATGAAGACCAACAACAGTGGaaaacttttcagaaaataagaTCAGACAAATTTGAGATGCCTAGATACCCTGGGAATTATAAAGAGGAAGGTGCTAGTTCCTCCTCCACTTTCTTTGATAATAGGCGCAATGGGATTACCACATACAACGAACGGCCTCAGCAGAACATGTCTCTTCAACTAGAGAGACCAGGAGGGCGTCTTGGCACACAAGGGAGGAGACATGTGACAGAACAACTTCGGCCTGACGTGCCTTTCTATCCTAGAGAACCATACACACGTCTAAGCCCTTCATATCCATCACATGATGAGTTTGACCGCTATTCCCCTGCACACTCGCTTCAAATGCCTCCATACGGTGGAGGCATGAACCACGAATTTGTTGACTATATGTATTCCAACAACCCAAGGGCAAGAGGTCGGGGCCAAGGGAGTAGGATCTCGGGAGAGATGGCAAGTGACAGAAGGAACCATCCCGGTTGGTCTTCAGGTCAGCTTCATAATTCTAATTACAGTTCATATTACGCAAGTCCACAGAGACCAATGGAACAGTCTGAGTATCAACCGAGATGGAGCCACGAGATAGTCTCAGATGTTGAGGATCATCATCAGCGTAATAGACATGCTAATCACCTCCATGAGCCACAGACCCGTCGTCTTAAAGAGAGACAACGTGTGGCCAAGCGTCATGTTCGTCCAACAGCCGGTGGGGCACCTTTCGTCAGCTGTTACAGGTGCTCAGAAAACCTGCAGCTTCCTGTAGACTTTCTCATCTTCAAGAGGAAGCATCATCTTCTCAGATGCGGCACTTGCACCACTGTTCTCAGATTCTCACTTCAATCGAGAACTCATTTAGTTCCTGCCGTAACACATGACACTGATGTTCATAGGAGTAGCAATTCAACGACAGAGTCTCCCAGAGACGGAGCTCCCTCCCAACCCGAAAAGCTGAGCTCCTCTGTTCAGGATGAGGAGCTACCTGCGGCTAGAGGCTCTCCGCTTCACCGACTAATGGGATATTCTACTGTAAGCCAAGTCTTTAAAGCTTCACAACGTCCACCTTCTGTATAG